CCGAGGTGGCCCGGGTGTTCGCCGACATGCCCGGCGACCTGTTCGCCGAGGCGAAGGTGACGCTCGGCGAAACCCTTGCCGGCTATGGCATCTCGGTGCTCGCGGGCGTGCTGATCGGCACCCTGATCGCCGGCTCGCGCACCGTCGAGCGGGCGGTCTACCCGATGCTGGTGGCGCTCAACGCGGCGCCCAAGGTGGCGATCGTGCCGCTGCTGATCGTCTGGTTCGGCTTCGACAGCGCGCCGAAGGTGGTGATGGCGGTCCTGTTCTGCTTCTTCCCGATCACCCTGGCCACCGCGGCCGGCCTGACCACCACCCCCGCCGACCTCGTCGAGCTGAGCCGCTCGCTGGCCGCGTCAAGGCTGCAGACCTTCGCGAAGATCCGCTTCCCGGCCGCCCTGCCGCAGGTGTTCGTCGGCCTCAAGGTGGCGCTTCCACTGGCGCTGGTCGGCGCGGTCGTCGGCGAGCT
This genomic interval from Asanoa ferruginea contains the following:
- a CDS encoding ABC transporter permease; protein product: MVQQRPVLAATLPVVGTAAAVALWWLAVVAFDIEPYLVPAPPEVARVFADMPGDLFAEAKVTLGETLAGYGISVLAGVLIGTLIAGSRTVERAVYPMLVALNAAPKVAIVPLLIVWFGFDSAPKVVMAVLFCFFPITLATAAGLTTTPADLVELSRSLAASRLQTFAKIRFPAALPQVFVGLKVALPLALVGAVVGELFAADAGLGYLITSSGGSGNTALAFACVALLSAISIVLFYALVAIERMTLPWVRATTA